The DNA window TTTTAATATGGCAAAGGTGAGTAAAATTGCCCCAGAAAGGATAATAGAAAAAGTAAAAGCTATGATATAATCTGATTTGAGGAGGGATAAAATGAAAGCGATTATACTTTGTGCTGGAAAGGGTACAAGACTAAGACCTTTAACTTTTACAATAGCCAAACATCTTATTCCCATTGCAAATAAACCGGTTATTTACTATAGCTTGGAAAAAATAAAGAGTATTGGGATTGATCAAGTTGGTCTTATTGTAAACAATGAAAACATAAACGATTTTAAAAATTTTTTGGGAGATGGAGAAAAATTTGGGTTAAGTATAGAATACATATTGCAAAATGAACCAAAAGGTCTAGCGCATGCCGTCTCTATTGCAAGGGATTTTATTGGAAATGACGATTTTTTAATGTATTTGGGTGATAACCTTATATTAGATGATATCTCAAAATTTGTAAATGAATTTAGAAAAGAAGAGGAACTGAAAGCTTCTATATTACTTTCTCCTGTAAAAGATCCTTCAAGGTTTGGTGTTGCAGTTGTAAAAGGAGAAAAGATAGTAAAGGTCGTGGAAAAACCAAAAGACCCTATTTCAAATCTTGCAATTATTGGAATGTATTTGTTTAGGAGTACAATATTTGAAGGAATAGATAACATAAAACCTTCATGGAGAGGAGAACTTGAAATTACAGATGCAATAGGATATTTGATAGAGAAGGGATACAATGTAAAAGGACATGTTGTCTATGGTTGGTGGAAAGATACGGGAAAACCCGAAGATTTGATAGAAGCAAATAGAAAGATATTGGATGATAACCATTTCAAGTTGGAAAACAAAGGAATTATGGATACTTTATCGGATATACAAGGTAGGGTGTATATTGGGGAAAATAGTGAAATAATTAATTCTACTATAAGGGGACCTGTTGTTATAGGGGCAAATTGTGTTATTAAGGATTCCTATATTGGTCCTTATACCTCTATTGGGGATAACGTTTTAGTTGAAAATTGTGAACTTGAAAATAGTATTTTAATGGATCATGTAAAATTGCTCAACTTGCCATATCCCATAGATTCTTCTTTAATAGGTAAAAACGTACAAATTGTTAACAATGAAAGAAAACCAAAGGCAATGAAGTTTGTAATTGGAGACATGGGAAAAGTGGAAATAGTGAGGTGATATTTTTGATTAAGCTTATCTTAACGGATTTAGATGGAACACTTTTAAATGATGAAAAACACGTACCAGAGCGGAATATAATTGCGTTAAAAAGGGCTATGGAGAAGGGAATTCACATTAGTATTGCAACTGGAAGAAATTATTATTCTGCAAAAAGATATGTGGAAGAGTTGGGATTGGATGTGCCAGTTGTATTTCAAAATGGGGCGTTCATTTATATGCCATTTGAAAATAAAGTATTGTATGAATATCCCTTGCCATCTAAAATTGCAAAAGAATTAATAGATTATGCCAGAAAAGAGAAAGTAGATTACATTCTCTTTTCAGATTTTCTAGATGAAAAAGATATGTATATGGACAAAGAACATAAAGGTGGATATGTAAAATATTTAGAACAAAATAGTTGGCGGATTAAAAAAGTTGATGATGTAATTAAATTTATAACAAAAGACAAAGTTGCAGAAGTAGTACTTATGGGAAATGAAGCAAAAATTAGAAGGATAATAGAATTTGTTGGTAAAAAATATACAGGTCAATTTAGTGCTATAAAGAATAACGTGGTGGATGGTTGGGCGTTTTTTGAATTTTTCGGCAAAGGGGCATCTAAAGAGAATGCGTTAAGATTTTTGCTTAATTATTTTAAAGTCTCGGAAAATGAAACAATGTTCTTAGGTGATAATTATAACGATATTGGTATTATGAAATTAGTGGGTTTTCCAGTTGCAATGGAAAATGCAGTTGAAGAAGTTAAGAAGGTAGCAAAGTTTATTACGCTTTCTAATAACGATGGAGGAGTAGGTTTTGCGGTGGAAAAGTTTGTTCTTTAGTGTTTTTTTTCTTGTGAATGTTTTTTCGTATACTATATATGATTTACAGCTTGCAGTTGGAAAGCGAGAACAACAAGAGGTTTTAAAGATTTTAAATTCAATAGATTATGATGCTCTCCAAATTGATTTTAAGTGTGAGGTAATACTAGCATACACCGACTTGTATTTTTGGGGACATGGAGATGTAAAAAGATACCAAGATTTAGCAAAAAAATACGTAGATGCACTTTTAGAGACAAACTACTGGAAAGTATACTATGCAGCGGCTTTAGTATATGGACACTACGTTCAAAAAAATTATTTTTTAGCGTTGATTTACTATAAAAAAGTGTTTGATTTTGCAAAAAAAGCCGTGGAATACGGGCAAGATCAATATCTTGCCCATCTTTTATATGGAATACTTCACCTTGAAACACCATTTGGTGATTTAAATGTTGCAAAGGATCACCTCTTAAAAGCGCTGCAACTGAATAAAAATCATATATATACGTATGTTGAATTGGGAAAATATTACGAAAAGGTACATGATTGTAAACGCGCAAAAGAGATGTATGAGAAAGCATTGAAGTTAAATGGGCTTGAAATTTGGAGTTATATAAATGAAGAGGCAAAAAGAGAGGCAAGTGAAAGGTTGTTGGAGGTGGAAAGAAAGTGTACAAGCGGGTAAAAGGAACAGATGATATTTATGGAGAGGATATGAAATATTGGTACTTTGTAGAAGACGTTGCAAGGGAAACGGCAAGGTTGTATGGATATTCCGAAATTAGAACACCTATATTTGAGAGGACGGAACTTTTTGTAAGGGGTGTAGGGGAAGATACAGATATTGTACAAAAGGAGATGTACACATTTGAAGATAAGGGAAATAGGAGTATTACCCTTAGACCGGAAGGAACAGCACCTACTATAAGGGCATTTGTTGAAAATTCGATGTTGGCAACAGGTCTTCCAAAAAGGTTATTCTACATTGGTCCTATGTTTAGATACGAAAGGCCACAATCTGGAAGACAGAGGCAATTTCATCAATTTGGGGTAGAACTTATAGGTTCTCCTTCATCCCTTGCAGATGCAGAAGCTATTGTGCTTGCAGACCGATTTCTAAAAAATTTGGGATTAGTAGATTATACTATAAAGATAAATTCAATTGGTTGTGAGAAATGTAGGGGTGAATATAAAAAAGCGCTTAAGAAATATTATGAGAATAAGTTGGATAAAGTTTGTGATGATTGCAAAAGACGGTATGAAACAAATGTATTAAGGCTTCTTGATTGTAAAGTAGACGTTGAATATGTAAAAGGGGCACCAAAGATAACGGATTATTTATGTGATGATTGTAAAAGTCACTATCTTGAAACTAAAGAGATTTTAGATGATTTGGAAATAAAATATGAAGAAGATCCATTACTTGTAAGAGGTCTTGATTACTACAATAGAGTGGTATTTGAAATACATCACGGAAAACTTGGAGCTCAAAGTGCAGTAGGTGGTGGGGGTAGATACGATAATCTGATAAAGGAATTAGGTGGTCCAAAAACCCCATCTTTGGGATTTGCAATGGGGATTGAAAGATTAATAATAGCGATAAAGGAAGAAAATATACCAGTAGATGATGTAAAAAATAACGAAGTGTATGTAGCTCACCTTGGGGAAAGAGCAAGAGTTGAAGCAATAAAGATATCTGAGGAACTAAGAGATAGTGATATTTCGGTTGTATTTAACACCATGGAAAGGGGATTGAGCGCGCAATTAAAACATGCTGCAAGATTAAAGTGTAAACTTTGTATAATTGTTGGTGAGAATGAATTGGAGAGAAATATTGTTATTTTAAGGAATATGGAAACAGGTGAGCAAATAGAGATAGAAAGAGACTACATAGTTGGAACCACAAAAGAGTGGATTGAAAAGTAGTGAGTTATATCGAAGCAGTTATAGCTATAGTTGTTACACTTATAGCTGTAACTGCTATTTTTTTTACCATAGAAAGCCAAAGGGCGATGTACAATAAAATCTTACAAATAGAACTTTCCAAACTTCATGCCGAGGATTTATTTCTAATTTCCCTACCTAATCTACATCCTCAATTATCTTATGTTTATGTATCAGAAAATGGAGTGAAAATTGAAAATGAAATCAAATTTGTCGAATTTGATATGGAAAATAACATAAAAGTGAAGGTATTTTATTTTGAAAATCTTGACTTTTAATTTCATATGATTTATAATTTCAATAGAAATGAAAAAAGGTGAGAAAATGAATGAACTTTTAAAAATTTTGTCTTCACCACAGCTTTTTGAAGTTTTAAATTTTTTGAAAGATCATTCCAACAAAAACCCAAGTTCTATTGCAAAGGAATTGGGATTCCATACGTTTACGGTTCAAAGATATTTAGAGATATTGGAAAAATTTGGAATCGTATCCTCAAAAGTTGAAAGAAAAATAGGAAGACCTTCAAAAAAATATAGATATTGTGGCGGTAAGGTAACAATAGATTTTGACGAGATTTTAAAAGTCTTTGAATTAAAATCAAAAAAGATACGTGAAAGAGAAAGTAAGGCAAGGTATAACTATGACTTAAAGAAAGAGACTATAAACGGTGTTGTTAAAAATGGGAAAATTATAAAGCTTTCTGATGTAGAAGGAAGGGTGTTATTTTTAGTACCTCCAATAGATAGTACGGGAATTTTAATTTCTAAAATTGTTGAAAAGTTAAACTTTCCAGAATTTGATATTTTATTTGCAATTAATAACCTTGTTTTAATGGATATTGTAGAGGTGGTAAAGTGAATATAATATTGTTTTTTGTGATTTTTTATTTTATTTTAAGGTATGTGCTGTTCAAATATTTTGATGGAGAGAAAAGCAAATT is part of the Thermosipho affectus genome and encodes:
- a CDS encoding glucose-1-phosphate thymidylyltransferase; translation: MKAIILCAGKGTRLRPLTFTIAKHLIPIANKPVIYYSLEKIKSIGIDQVGLIVNNENINDFKNFLGDGEKFGLSIEYILQNEPKGLAHAVSIARDFIGNDDFLMYLGDNLILDDISKFVNEFRKEEELKASILLSPVKDPSRFGVAVVKGEKIVKVVEKPKDPISNLAIIGMYLFRSTIFEGIDNIKPSWRGELEITDAIGYLIEKGYNVKGHVVYGWWKDTGKPEDLIEANRKILDDNHFKLENKGIMDTLSDIQGRVYIGENSEIINSTIRGPVVIGANCVIKDSYIGPYTSIGDNVLVENCELENSILMDHVKLLNLPYPIDSSLIGKNVQIVNNERKPKAMKFVIGDMGKVEIVR
- a CDS encoding HAD family hydrolase: MIFLIKLILTDLDGTLLNDEKHVPERNIIALKRAMEKGIHISIATGRNYYSAKRYVEELGLDVPVVFQNGAFIYMPFENKVLYEYPLPSKIAKELIDYARKEKVDYILFSDFLDEKDMYMDKEHKGGYVKYLEQNSWRIKKVDDVIKFITKDKVAEVVLMGNEAKIRRIIEFVGKKYTGQFSAIKNNVVDGWAFFEFFGKGASKENALRFLLNYFKVSENETMFLGDNYNDIGIMKLVGFPVAMENAVEEVKKVAKFITLSNNDGGVGFAVEKFVL
- a CDS encoding tetratricopeptide repeat protein → MFFSVFFLVNVFSYTIYDLQLAVGKREQQEVLKILNSIDYDALQIDFKCEVILAYTDLYFWGHGDVKRYQDLAKKYVDALLETNYWKVYYAAALVYGHYVQKNYFLALIYYKKVFDFAKKAVEYGQDQYLAHLLYGILHLETPFGDLNVAKDHLLKALQLNKNHIYTYVELGKYYEKVHDCKRAKEMYEKALKLNGLEIWSYINEEAKREASERLLEVERKCTSG
- the hisS gene encoding histidine--tRNA ligase, which translates into the protein MYKRVKGTDDIYGEDMKYWYFVEDVARETARLYGYSEIRTPIFERTELFVRGVGEDTDIVQKEMYTFEDKGNRSITLRPEGTAPTIRAFVENSMLATGLPKRLFYIGPMFRYERPQSGRQRQFHQFGVELIGSPSSLADAEAIVLADRFLKNLGLVDYTIKINSIGCEKCRGEYKKALKKYYENKLDKVCDDCKRRYETNVLRLLDCKVDVEYVKGAPKITDYLCDDCKSHYLETKEILDDLEIKYEEDPLLVRGLDYYNRVVFEIHHGKLGAQSAVGGGGRYDNLIKELGGPKTPSLGFAMGIERLIIAIKEENIPVDDVKNNEVYVAHLGERARVEAIKISEELRDSDISVVFNTMERGLSAQLKHAARLKCKLCIIVGENELERNIVILRNMETGEQIEIERDYIVGTTKEWIEK
- a CDS encoding ArsR/SmtB family transcription factor codes for the protein MKKGEKMNELLKILSSPQLFEVLNFLKDHSNKNPSSIAKELGFHTFTVQRYLEILEKFGIVSSKVERKIGRPSKKYRYCGGKVTIDFDEILKVFELKSKKIRERESKARYNYDLKKETINGVVKNGKIIKLSDVEGRVLFLVPPIDSTGILISKIVEKLNFPEFDILFAINNLVLMDIVEVVK